In Castor canadensis chromosome 6, mCasCan1.hap1v2, whole genome shotgun sequence, the genomic window ACACTGGGTGCCTGAAGCCTCTGTGTAGAGATGAGCATTTGGGGGTCTTGGCAGCCAGCCTGCTGGAGCTGACCCAGCCCCAGGGCAGAGGACACCCGGGGGATGGGAGCAGAACAGGGTGGGGATCCTGGGAACAGAGGTCATGAGTTGGCACTGGACAGAGAATCtaccacctgacctgtttgtggGGTTTCAATAACAAAACAGGTCGTGTCATTCCCCAGTAAGCATCTCTGAGTGGCCCCGGGATCCTGTTTCTCTTCACTAGGTGCCTTTTGCTTCAGTTTTACTCAGGACCACTTAAATTTCTACCAGAGCAGTAAACCCTAAAAAGACGTGCTCTCATGGGGCTCAACTCAAGAAGCGCTgagttcttgatttttaaaaccaCTGTGGAGGCCCTCCGATCTTCTCAGAGCCAAACAGAAATAGCAGtatttaaaaagggaagaaaaagtattattttttgtgtgtgtgttctgctAGATCTCAGCCTCATTAAGCTTGCTCACGTGTGAGCCCCATAGGTGAGAGGAATTCACAGtaggaaaggaggggaaggggtTCGAGGTAAAAGCGTGACATAGAAGAAGCAGCAGGAGCTCCAACAAAAGGGGTCATTTCCTTCTGACAGGCTCTCATTGCTGTCCTTCCTGTGTGTGCCGTCACCCTTGGTGTTGGCTCTGTCTGGCCACTTGCATGCTCACCTGGGAGGGAAGCTGTTAGAGCTGGAGGGGTTCCCAAACCTCGGTGGGGTTCAGAATCACCCCAGAAGCTTGTGGTGTGCAGAACaataacccccccacacacacacaagatgccCACATTCCGGTCCCCAGGACCTGTGAATATGCTACCTGACGTGGCAAAGGGTGTCAAGGTGGCAAATGTAATGAAAGGTGCCAATCCACTGACCTTAAGATAGGGAGTTTATCTTGAATTACCTGGGAGGGTCCCATGTCATCACAAGGTCCCTAAAAATAGAAGAGGGAGGATGAAGAGAGAGCTGGGATGCGAGAAACACTCCACCATCCACTGCTGCctgacagagggaggaaggggccaggaccAGGGGACTCCGCGGGCCAGAAGAGCAATCTGCCCAGCCTGCTGGGAGTGATGCTGGCCAGTGAGACCTGTTTCTGACTTTTGCCTGCAGAACTGTGTTTGTGAGGAGCAGCTGAGTTTCAGTGCTCTCACGTGAGACCCATGGCCTGCCCTGGGGGGACTGTGTGCCTCAACAGGACCTCTCACCTTCCTATGGGACGGTCACCTGACTCGCTGGGACGCAGATGCTGACTCAGAGGTGGGGGGCAGTGGGCTTCTGAAGCTTTAAGCTCCCAGATGGACTGAGGCTGCTGGGTGGGGTCCTCATGCTGAGAGGCAGGGTGGAGCCCCTCAGGCTGGACTCAGTTTGATTGGGGCCCAGGCCAGTGGGGCACTCCCAGGTATGTGGAGCGTGGTGTCAGTCCTGGAAAGGAACGACACACCTCCCTGATGGCATCAGATGATAGCTTCAGTGGTCTGCCCTGCTGCGGCCTGTGATGGGGCAGGGCCTGGGTGGGGCTGGCTTTCTTCTCTCTGAGAGTCACCAAGTCCTTGGATTACTATCCACAGTCAGTGTCCCTAGCTCAGCCTGGACTGGAGGCTCACACTCCCTGGCCACAGCAAGTGGGTTCTTTCCTGTGTGGGTCCTAGGTCTCCCCTTCATGGAGGAGGCTACCTTCTTAAAGCTGTGGGAGCTCAGAGGAGCGGCTAGGTTATAGGGTTACCCTTGACCCCGGACATTAGAGGTTCACATCCCAGAACTAATCAGGGCCTTAGTCCACGGATGGAGCTGGCTTGAAGGGAAGTggctgggtgggggagggagagggaaggagaaggtcATGTGGGTGGCAGGGCCATGTCCATCTCTGAATTGACAGGCCTGTTGCAGCTATGTTGCTTCCAATCCCCCACAGCTGCCCCATGAGAAGGGGGTGTTCCTATGGGGTCCCAGATCCAGCCCGGCTAGCCTGAGGGACAAAATGCTTTCCACaagggtggggaggggcaggTTGAGGTGGGTGTGGCCACGCAGCTGAGGTCCATTCACCTGTGCTCTCTGCAGCCTCTGCCTTGTCCACCCCTTCCCTGGACAGTGCTTGGGCGGTGTCCCCCCACCTCCCGAGGCCCTGAACCTCAGCATGTGTGGTGGAGGTGGGCGTGCCTCTGCCGTGTTTTGCCATCTGTGCATCTGTCTGTCATCCGCCTGTTGGACCACCTCCTGGCCATCTTCCCTTCTGTCCAGTTATTTCTACAGTTGCACTGAGCTCATGGGCAATATGGAATGTTCTGGAGAGATGAGCATCCTTGCGTCTGCTCTGACCCACCCCGCAGTGGCTGACCAGACTCCAGGGTAGGGGACAAATGCTTGCTGGGGGCATCTCCCAGAAGGTGCCCCCTCCTGAGGTTCCAGGCAAAGCCAGTACCACTTTTGTGATGTCCTGTACACACAGGCTGGGGAACAGGGGCTCCATTCAGCACCCTAGgcgtttttaaaatgatatagtTGAGCCAAatcctggtggctcatgcctgtagaactagctactcaagaggcagagatcaggaggatcatggttcaaatccagccccagggcaaataggtcacaagaccctatctcgaaaaaactcatcacaaaaaaggactggagtgactcaagtggtaagagtcaCGCCTgtgaggctccgagttcaaaccccaatgctgtcaaaaaaaacccacaaaatgatATAGGAGTGAAATGCAACCTCGGATGCAGTTGGGTTGCTTGTCACATCCCTGATGCCAGCAGTCACTGTCCTTGCTGAAGGTGGATGGTGGGATACACAGGCCCTGTGTGCCACACACCCCTTTGcgtgttggctttttttttttttttccatgatggCAAAGCAAACtctttgtcccagctggccttaaccaagatcctcctgatctcaacagGGGATTactagtgtgagccactgtgtctggctggGTGTTGGCTTCTGCCAGTTGGTGATGACAGCGCCTTGGACAGTGGCTGTGGATTTGACtagcagtgcttcttcctcacCTTTTTTTGGGGAACCATCCCTATCTTCCTGTGACTCCCACCCCCCTGAGGTCAGGTATGGCACCCCTGTCCTCCGTCCCTCTCATCTCCAGGCTTAGCAAGTCAGCCTCCCTGCCATCTGATGTCAGATTCTAGAGAATCTAGTTGCTTCCCTTCCCTGCCAGCTCTCTGCAGTCCTTGGCCACAGCCAGCTGACTTCCGAGCCCTCCCCAGGGCTCCCCCATCAGCTTCCCTGCATCTGATGTCACACTCTAGAGAAGGTAGCAACTCACCCAATCACAAGCCAAAAGGACCTTGCAAATCCATGAAGAGGCCCCATCTAAGAAAGTTGCCCGAGAGCAGAATGGGGAGAGAATCCTCTGGGCTTCTAGATCTGGTGGGGCCTGAAACCCACCCTTGGTCTTAGCCAGTTCTCAGATCCAGTGACTGCCATGTGGTTTGGGTTCATTTTGTGTTGGTTATGACAGAAAGAGGACTGACTAGTAAGCAACAATGCCCCAAGTTTTAGGGAAGGTCGCACAGGGCAGGGCTGTAGGGCTGTCCTCTGAAGTAGCCTCACCTCACACGGTAGCCtccttttgttcattttcacACCCCTCCCGCCTCATGAGAGGTAAGGAAAGGTGTCAAAATCTGTGGTCTCAGGGAGCTTCAGGTGGGTATGCCCTGGAGTCAACTCCGTGTTTAATACTCATCTGTTCTGCAGGTGGGCAGCCCTGCATGTGCCTTTGTTTACTCTGGGGTCTGAGCTGGACATGGCAAGGTGGCTCCCGGCAGGCTGGACATCCCTAATCCCTAGTGATACAGCGTGGGTTGGAGTTTCAGCACCACGGACAGCACCATCTTATTGGTACTTAACAAAACACCAGGgacccctccccccgcccccaggcTGTTCTTTCAACCAGAAGCCATGGTTGTGCTTCTCTGTGTCCCAAGTCAAAAGTGAGCCTCTGTGTCCAAGCTGCACACTTTAGAGCTGACCCTGGCTCCACATtgcttttggggggagggaggaagggagggggcagttGGGTGTCTGAGCCGTTGAGGACTGGGGAGTCATCTGGCTGTGGGTAAGGACTGCAGAGGGCTAGCAGGAAAGGGAAGTGACCAGGATTGAGTGAGTGGATGATTGAGTGAGTGTTGCTTCTGACCCCAGAGAGAGCTGAAACATTGAATGATTAACCTTTTTGGAACTTCTAGACAAAAATTAGAcactaggaaaataaaaatggcaaCACACGGCATTTGTCAGAAATAACACCAGGACTTCCTTAGCCTGTACCTCCTGTTGGCACTGGTGGGGAGAACTCCTTGGTCCTCAGTGTATCTGCATGTGTAGGTGTTCCCACAGATCTGGTGACCTGGGCTGATTTGAATGAAGAACAGGGACTCTCTGCTTGCTGGGGGGCTTCCCTTCCTGAGCTCAGCCCCTCCTGGAAGATCAGCCTTGCGGTGGGTGCCGATAATGGCTGTCGTGGAGGCCCCACATGTAAAGGGCTTGTAGACCCCTACATGGCAGTTGGGATGCACCTACCACTGTGCTGACTGAGCCTGCTCAAGGCTGCCCCAGTCAGTACGGATTCCCAGGTTAACAAATGGCCAAACAGACCATGCCCCGTGGGAACTGATTTGGGGACATGGCATCAGGGGGACATCCAGAACTCAAGGATGGGACACTGCATGGCTGCCTGGAGCCCAATTTTGTGGAGACATCTCTCGCCCATTTGGAGGACAGCATGAACTCTGGAAAGAGCCCAGAAACAACAGTCATGTGGTCCCAGCAGTGGACAGTGTGTAATGAGGTTGGGTCTGAGTGGCAACAGGCCAGGGGCTCCCATCCCACCCCGTCTGCCCCCGCTTGGTCCCTCAGCAGCCTCTGTGGTCCTGCAGCTTTGGACCAGCATCTGGTTGTGCATCCCTCTGCCCCTGTCTGTGCCGGGCCAGCAGCCGAGTCAGTGCAGTCATTGGGATCCACAGCATGGGCAGAAAGGACAGAAGAATGCAGACAACCTGCACCCAGGCCGGGTAGAACTTCTCTTCCCGCAAGGGGAACTGCTCCTGGAGGGAGGAGAGCACACTCAGATGGGTGCCCTGGGCCGTGGTCACGTCCCTCCAGCCTAAGTGGAGGTAGGCTGACCCTCGCCCACTGCAAACTTGAGCTGAGTGGCAGCTACACCTCCCCCTCTTCCTGAGACAGGAGCGAGAGCACACAGGTTCCAAGGTAGATGAAAGTGGAAGAGGTGTGTCCAGGGCCTCCCGTGGGACCCACTCTGGGTCCTCAGATTTCTCCTCTCTGACATGATCACACCACTTTCCCACTTCAAGGGCCTCCTGAGAGGCCGGCTGGGTAAGGAGCATGTGGCTCTAACAGGGACAGTGCCCACGAAACTCTCCAGAGGGAAATTatcctcttcccccatcccttcTGTCCTGCCAGGGCTCTGTTTCTAGGCCAGAATTGGAGAGGAGTTGCACCCTTGAAGATGAAGTTTTGAGCTGTGCATTTGGAGCAGATGGGGCTGGAAGGGACCAGCGCCATTGAGAGCACAGCCCGACGGCGGGAGGGTCTGGAGCTGTGCAGAAAGCCTGGGGCCACACTGCTGGCAGGAGACCCATCTTCACGCCACTTGTCTGCCACAGTCACAGAATGAGGATTGGGGGCTGCTTGTTGCCCCCTCACCTCACCCCAGCACACAAGAAGGATGGGATGAAGTCCATATCCCTAAGTGGGGGGTTTGTGGGACATGTGAGGGCCCCAGAGTCTGGACACCGCTGGGCTCACTCCACAGTCCACTCACTGAGGCCACTGCTCCAGGTTGCCTGGGGTTACAGAGTTGGCTCTGATCCCACTAGGGACACTGGCGTGCCAGTGGCCTCAAACTTCAGAAGAGCCATCTGTTTACATCCCCAGCTGGCCAAGGCACGCTGCTGTGTAAGGCATGAAAGTCCATGTGTGGGTCATCTGAGCCCCAAGTGTCTCTCTGAGGGTAAGCAGAGCGCAGGGGCCCAGGGATCCCACACTCCCATACAAAGAACCTACATattggggattccaggccttgtAGCTGGGCGGCCTCTGGGCCAGGAGGGCGATGTAGGACAGGAAGATGCTGAGGAGCAGCAGGGGACTCACTACCCGCCATGTCAGCCGCCAGTAGAGGTTGGGCCGTCGCCCTGTCATCCACTCAATGTCGTCACAGAACCTGCGTGAGACACCAGCTCATGGCGAGGCCCATGGGTGGTCCATCCTCAAGGCCAGGAGCAGTGGGAAGCCAGCCTCAGCCTGGACCCTGGGGAGCCTCATCAGAGTGCTCCTGGGGTCTGAGCAGCTGGGATCTGCACCACCAGTCCCATCCCTATCCCTATTCTGCGCTGGTGGGGCCCCAGAGGACCCCTCCATGGGGAAGACAGCTCACCTTTTTATTCCGTAGACGTAGATGACCCCAACCACCTcaaagaaggcaaagatcagcAGGTTCAGAGAAGCTGCAAAATTGTCAAAGATCTCCAGCCAGTAGCTTCCAGACTGCAGTGTGAAGTAGGTGGACGAGAGGAAGCAGACTAGGCAGGCCATCCCTGGGACAGCAGGGGGGGGTGAATGGGGCATCCAGGGGAAGGGGCTCCCAGCTTCTGCAGGACACTGCTCAGGTCTCCCTGCCTTCCAGCCCCTAGCTCCTttctcctccatctctccctATGAGGTGTCCAAGGAAGGACCTGCTCAGAATGGGGTTTTGGCCTCAATgggcatgggggaggggaggcttcCCTTGCCCCAGGGCTCCCACGTTGCCACTGGGACTTCCGACCCTGAGAGCGGCAGCCTGACCCAGCTTCCCATGGGACTCAGGCACAATCCCTAGAGCTCGGAGGGGCCATTTAGACAGCAGGCTGGGAGGCTAGACCAGGAGGACAAACCTTCCAACTGTCCGAGCTAGCCACTCACCAGTCAGGGCCTCCTTCGGTGTGCCTCTGGGCAAGAGCTTCATGTCCAGGAGTGGTGTGATGACTGCCTCCATGTTCCCAAACATGGAGGACAGGCCCAAGGTGAACAGCATCCCAAAGAAGAGCACAGCCCACCCCGGAGCCCCGGGCATGTGCAGGACGGCTTCTGTGAAGACGAtgaaggccaggcctgggcctgAGGCACTCTGTAATACAGGGCTGTGCTGTGGGACACGGGTGTGCACATCTGCCTGCAACACACGTGCATGCCTGCACATGTGTACACCCACCGTGCCACGTGACATCTGCAACACAGGCACACACTTGCCTGTAACACATGTGCATGTCTGCACACATGAACACACCCACCCGTGACACGCATGGCGCCCACCATCGACACACATGCACCTCTCCTGCAATACATGTGTGCACCCACCCACGACAAGCATGCACACCTGCCCATGACACAGGTATACACACATTTCTCTTGACGTCAGGAACTGAGACATGACCCTTGCCCTTCTGGGAATACAAGCCACAGGTGCTCCTCTGAAGGAAAGGGAACTTTTCTCCTTGACTAAGGGACAGCATCCAGGTGAGCAGGGCAGGCACCATGAGTCACTCCCCCAGAACCTGACTGCCTCCTCCCGACTGCCGTTCCCAGCCTAGCGTTCCTGGATCCCGGCCATCCACTGGCCTCTGAGACCCAAGCTGTGAATGTTCCCTCCTGGGCTCTATGCACAGCAATGCCTGCTCCCTTGGATCAACCTTGACTGGGGTTCATGGCCCCTAGGCCTGGCTGGGCCTAGATGTGTGGGAAAGGGTCTCAGTCATGTGCAGTGAAGTAAGGGGTCCTCCACGGTCCTGTACATGGCCCACCTGGTCTGAGGTACCTTATCCAGAAAGTCTTGCAGCTGGCAAGCCTTCAGAGACAGCTGGGCCACCCTTTCCGGCTGGGTGACATTCAGGAGCATGAGGACAGCTGAGTAGTTGTCCCTGGGGATGCTCTCCTCGGGGAGGTCGAACCCATTGATGAGGCTGAGGATGTTGCTGTGGGGATGGAGAGAGGCTGGTGGGTGTGATGTGGGTGCTGGCATCGACCAGCAAAGGTTCAGGGAAAGACAGGAGTGAATGCAGCATCCCCAGTGAGGCTCAGTCCCTCCTGGTTCCCTTTGGGGTCCCCTGGACACCTGTGTCAGGCCAGCACTTGGTAGACACTTGTCCATGCCACACACATGGAGGCGGCTGTTTTCTGTGGGTGCAAATGAGGAGAGGCTGCTTCCTGCCTCAGGACAGGGCAGCTTCAGGCAAGGGCATCAGCTTCTCAAGGTTTGCTGGGGTGGGGGGCTTCCATGCCCACTTCCGCTCCCTTAGAAGGGTCCTATGGCTTCAGAACTGGAGGTTCAAACACAACACCATGGACTGGCCCTCAAGGGTCACACACATCTCCGTGGCAAACATCTTTTCGGGGTGACTCTGCTCCCCAGAGAGGTGCTTATGTGCACCTCAGGGTCAGCTTGGCTGTTCCACCAAGTGGCCATCCACTGTGCAGCCTGATCTCACTGTCCACCTTCTCACCGAAGTTCACTGGGTATCCCAAAGCAATCCCCATGCTCCTCCCCCACGCAcaccagtgctggggatgaaacccagagcctcacgaATGATAGGAAGCCTCTGCCGCTGGGCCACTCCCCAGGCCACGCATTGTGCACTTTTGTGGCTATATTCAGACATTCAAAGAGTGACAACATTTTGAGTCACTGACATGCAGGCTCCACCAAGGTGGAGTGAGCCATGCTCAACCTCCTTGTTTCAGTCCATTCTGCAAACACATGTCCTTTCAATGGCCTATTGAATGCCATGTTTTTCACGTTTTTGCTGGTGATCTTGCTGTTTCAAATGGTCCTAaacaagtcaggtatggtggcacagaCCTGTCATTCCAGGTACATGGGAGGCTGTAAGTAGGAAGCTCCAAAGTCAGCTCCcagaaaaaacacaagaccctttctgaaaagtaACGAAAGCAAAAGAGGCCCCGGTACAGAAGGTGCCTAGCAAGCCGGGCCTGAGTTCAGCAagcagggcctgagttcaaaccccagtgcagaacTGCTGCCTTGTGTGCTGGGCACAAGACAACTGTCATCAGCTTCATGGACAAGATGCAAATGTCACTGAGCTTCTCCAGGTACTGGAGTCCAGCTCCAATGCACCAGTACTGCATGTTAAGTAAGGGGTCCTTAAACAGAGACACAAGAAGCAGGTGATGAAGATGTGGCAGAAGCTTGCAAGAACCTGATCATGAATGTCCCCAGAGCAGCAGCCCAGCATTCCCTGACTCAGAGTTTGCAAGATTCACTTTGCAAGATTTTTCAGGGCACAGCGCTGTGACTAGTGAGAGTCTGCTGGGTTGTAGTCCAGTGTGGCAGTCTCTGGCTGACTTTGGTAGAGCCAAGGCCCTGGTAGAACACAACCAGGCATCTGATGTTCTTTTTAATTATGTcatggagaaagcaaagattgCACTAGCTGGATTCAGTCTTGATGTTTCCCACAGTCACAGAGGCAGGGAACAGTCCTCTGCCCTTCAGGAGTCATGCTGTTTGCGGGGGTCTGGGCACTGTGCCCTCTCTGGAACTTTCCACAAGCTGCACAAACTGCTTGCAGCTTTTGGAGCTTGGGGTTCAGGCTCAGCTGGTGTGGCAGCTCTGTCTTCTGCATCCCCCTCTGTGCAGATGGGGTTAGAGCAAGTCATCCCCCTCAGTGCTATGGATGCCTGGGTGGGTTGGCCTGGGCACCGCACATaaagcagcatccctggcctccaccCACTGGATGCCCGGAGCGctctccctccttcccagccAGTGTGCCaaccaaaactgtctccagacctttCCAGTGTCCCCACTGGGGGCAGAATGACCCATGTTCAAGGAGTCTTCCTGCCTCTTAAGCATCAGCTAGTAAATGTTCCTCAGCTCATGGCCACATCATAGTCTCTGTCTCTTCTGTGTTTTTCACTGTCTCTTCTAAGGACACCTGCCATTGGATTTAGGACTGCCCTACTCCCAGATGACCTCAGCTCAGTTTTTACCTTAGttccatctgcaaagacccttttcCAATCAGGTCACATTTTGAGGTTTCCAGCAaatgggaactttttttttttttggtggtggtactgggatttgaactcagggcttcatgcttgttaggcaggcatgctaccacttgagccactccaccagccctagacaGGAACTTTTTGGGGACACAGTTCAACCCATTCCCCTGAGGAGGTAGGACAGGTACCTACTCTTTTTGCATGTGTGGGTGCCAGTTGGCGTGCACCTGTGGGCCATGATCTGTGAAGCTCGGATGACACCTGTGCTCACCTGTCCAGGCACTGCCCATAGTCATTGTTTGCCTTGAACCCCATGATGGAGAAGATGGTGATGGACGCATATAGGGAGGTCATGCTGTTGACCAGGCTGATGATCACAGCGTCCTTCTCACAGTTGTTtctagaaataagcacaggcccATCACAGGCTTTGTGGTTCACAACTGAGCTTAGCTCAGGAGGAAATGGGTTTCCCTTCTCAGTCCCTCCCCATCCCATGATGCCCActctgaacccagagcctcatagcTATTCCTGTGCTCTCAGGGACTTAGCTCCTCCTTGTGCCCTCTGCACCCAACCCAGTTCAAGGCCACTGAGGGTCTGAAACACAAGATGCCTCAGGACAGTAGGGAGTCCAGGGCTGGAGTTAGTGGAAGGCCCGGACCCCTCCCAAGGCATCCTTGGGAGTCTGTCTCTAAGAAGATGTACACACAAGTGCACTCTGAGTGAGTTCAGTGTGTCAAACACAGGTACTCAGAGCCACCTAGGGTCCCGGCTTGTAAGTCTTAAAGATGGCTGGAGAGCACAGCCACCCAGAGGCCTCAGCCCCCACCTCATCCACCCAGCCCTGAGTGGGCAGAAAGGCTGCTGATTACAGGAAGTTTGTTTGAAGTCCATCACATGTGGCCTCGCCTTGGCCCTCTGAAGTGCTGTGTGCACAAGCAGACCTCAAGAAGCAGCCTCTACACTTCTGCACCAAGGTGACCAAGGTCAACACACTGTACTTAGGCTTTTATGGCCCTTGCATCAGACACATTTTGGCTCAGTCTGAAGGAACTGTGACGCTGTCTGAATCAAAATGAATCACTTGTGTCAGCTGCAACAAAAACCAACACCAGGAGGCTGTGAACAAGGGGAATTCACATGCGGTTGCCTGGTGTTAACTATCACAGCGGGTGTGCTGACCACAACTTTGCATGGAGGCCACCAAAACCTCACACGAGAAGCACTTCTACAAGGACATCTGCCAAACAACTGTCTGGTCAACCTCAAACTGTCGCCACCCTGGTTATTAGTCACTGTGGCCAAAGGTAATTGTCAAAATACCTTGTGTAATCCTCTTCATTTTTTGCCTTAATAACTTCCCCTTGCCTCACTGTCTTTGAATACCCCATCATTTACCATGGCACGTGGACTCTCAGGCTCTCCTATTTCCAAACCGACACCACTGCCCTCTGGAGCATCTCGGGTTGCCTTTTCAGACTGACATGGCTGGAGCTTTGCTCCTGGTATGATGAGTGATGAGTCCCCTGGGAGGTGCTAAAAGCTGCATGGAGGCCTAACCTGTCAGTTCCAGGGATGACTCAAGGAGATCTGTGGGGGTCGTGGCCCGGCACAAGGCTCCCACCCCAGGTTCACACAAGGTTGTCCTCGTCCCACAGGGTATTAGTCCCAAGATAAAGACGTGCTTGCTGTGTCTCCCTCAGGTTCACTGGCTCAGCACCACGGCTGTAAAGGAGTCCACACCTGGAGCCGGCTGCCTACCTGGGCGGGTTGTAACTTGCAAAAGCAATGTGTCCGCCAAAGGCCagggacagagagaagaaaatctgGGTGGCTGCATCCAGCCACACCCGGGGATCTTGAAGAATGTGCATCTGGAATGAGGGAGGCCTTGTCACACAGCAGCAAGTCACACCCCCGGCCACTTCAACTGTTCTAGAACCTTGCTAGCTAGCACTTCAGGAGGGAGTGGGCCTAGAGGGGCAGTGCCATCTATCCTTTGATGAGGCTGACAAACCTGTGGTTCCGCTGGGTCCACGTGAGAGCATGCACGCACAGGGCTTTGGCACTATTTACTCAACCATCCCAGGCCTGGTGGTTCAGGCCATCGGGGGGGATCTAGGGTAGGGACCATCTGTGCACACTGTTAGTATGATAGCTGCCAGGGTCCTGGGCAGACTCGCACACCTCCTCTGGCTTCTGCTGGTTCCTTGGGCATACGCACTGTGTCTGGGTGATACCCTAACACTTAGGGAGGGCATGCTGTGCAGCCGCCAGGATCCTGGACAGTATGGGGTGGTCTAGAAAGGGTCTCAAGCCCTCTTGGTCCTGTGGCTCCCTGTTACAGGAGCCAGGGCTGGAGTCCAGCACCTACTCAAGGCATAAGACACTTGGGTCACCAGCCAGCCTCTCCCCTGTGTCAGGTGCCGCTCCCCTAACCTCCCTCATGTTGATCTCCACTCAGACATCCAAAGTTGCTAAAGCCCACATGTCCCAAGCCAAAGTCCTCTGCAGGCTGCCTCTTGCTCCAAACCCCTCCTAAGACCCTACACCCCTCCCACCTCACCTGTACAATCCTGACTGAGCTTACTCTGACCACTGGACAGCCCAACTTCCTGTCGCCTGCCTCCTGGCTGCTCCCACCACCAGGGAGGGGATGAGCCACTGGGCCATTGTCCTGGCTGTGTTCCCTCCGGCCCACTTACATTGGGAGTGAACAGGTAGACCAAGCCATCTGCTGCCCCTGGCAAGGTCAGGCCTCGGATGAGGAAGATGGTCAGGACCAGGTAAGGGAACAAAGCTGTGAAGTAGATCACCTGGAAGGACACTTGGGCGTTAGGCTTGGAATACTACAGATGTCATCAGAAAAGCCTTTGGAGAAGCAGGTGGACAGGACTGTAGGCACTTTAGCGGTGGGGTGCAGGCTGGGGTCAAGCTGGGGTCAGGGTCCTGGTTTGGACTCATCAGGAACATCACACCTGACTTTGTTTTCACATTTGTGCCCCTGTGGGGTCAGCCAAGGTAGGCATTGACCTCCGGAGAGGCAAGCCTCTGTCTAGGAGAGGGCCTGAGCCCTGGGCTGtgcacctcctccttctccccttctgcAGCCTCTATTCCAGGCTT contains:
- the Slc6a18 gene encoding inactive sodium-dependent neutral amino acid transporter B(0)AT3 isoform X5, whose product is MAQAVGPGPLVDDSEDERPKWNNKFQYLLSCIGFAVGLGNIWRFPYLCQTYGGGLGCFTISFLVSLYYNTVLTWVLWFFLNSFQHPLPWSTCPMNLNRTVLLAPGFVQECQGSSTVNYFWYRKTLNITADISDSGNIQWWLLLCLATCWAVVYLCVIRGIESTGKVIYFTALFPYLVLTIFLIRGLTLPGAADGLVYLFTPNMHILQDPRVWLDAATQIFFSLSLAFGGHIAFASYNPPRNNCEKDAVIISLVNSMTSLYASITIFSIMGFKANNDYGQCLDSNILSLINGFDLPEESIPRDNYSAVLMLLNVTQPERVAQLSLKACQLQDFLDKMSRGTVGVHMCRHARVLQADVHTRVPQHSPVLQSASGPGLAFIVFTEAVLHMPGAPGWAVLFFGMLFTLGLSSMFGNMEAVITPLLDMKLLPRGTPKEALTGMACLVCFLSSTYFTLQSGSYWLEIFDNFAASLNLLIFAFFEVVGVIYVYGIKRFCDDIEWMTGRRPNLYWRLTWRVVSPLLLLSIFLSYIALLAQRPPSYKAWNPQYEQFPLREEKFYPAWVQVVCILLSFLPMLWIPMTALTRLLARHRQGQRDAQPDAGPKLQDHRGC
- the Slc6a18 gene encoding inactive sodium-dependent neutral amino acid transporter B(0)AT3 isoform X1 codes for the protein MAQAVGPGPLVDDSEDERPKWNNKFQYLLSCIGFAVGLGNIWRFPYLCQTYGGGAFLIPYLIALVFEGIPLFHLELAVGQRLRRGSIGVWKTISPYLGGVGLGCFTISFLVSLYYNTVLTWVLWFFLNSFQHPLPWSTCPMNLNRTVLLAPGFVQECQGSSTVNYFWYRKTLNITADISDSGNIQWWLLLCLATCWAVVYLCVIRGIESTGKVIYFTALFPYLVLTIFLIRGLTLPGAADGLVYLFTPNMHILQDPRVWLDAATQIFFSLSLAFGGHIAFASYNPPRNNCEKDAVIISLVNSMTSLYASITIFSIMGFKANNDYGQCLDSNILSLINGFDLPEESIPRDNYSAVLMLLNVTQPERVAQLSLKACQLQDFLDKMSRGTVGVHMCRHARVLQADVHTRVPQHSPVLQSASGPGLAFIVFTEAVLHMPGAPGWAVLFFGMLFTLGLSSMFGNMEAVITPLLDMKLLPRGTPKEALTGMACLVCFLSSTYFTLQSGSYWLEIFDNFAASLNLLIFAFFEVVGVIYVYGIKRFCDDIEWMTGRRPNLYWRLTWRVVSPLLLLSIFLSYIALLAQRPPSYKAWNPQYEQFPLREEKFYPAWVQVVCILLSFLPMLWIPMTALTRLLARHRQGQRDAQPDAGPKLQDHRGC
- the Slc6a18 gene encoding inactive sodium-dependent neutral amino acid transporter B(0)AT3 isoform X2; this translates as MAQAVGPGPLVDDSEDERPKWNNKFQYLLSCIGFAVGLGNIWRFPYLCQTYGGGAFLIPYLIALVFEGIPLFHLELAVGQRLRRGSIGVWKTISPYLGGVGLGCFTISFLVSLYYNTVLTWVLWFFLNSFQHPLPWSTCPMNLNRTGFVQECQGSSTVNYFWYRKTLNITADISDSGNIQWWLLLCLATCWAVVYLCVIRGIESTGKVIYFTALFPYLVLTIFLIRGLTLPGAADGLVYLFTPNMHILQDPRVWLDAATQIFFSLSLAFGGHIAFASYNPPRNNCEKDAVIISLVNSMTSLYASITIFSIMGFKANNDYGQCLDSNILSLINGFDLPEESIPRDNYSAVLMLLNVTQPERVAQLSLKACQLQDFLDKMSRGTVGVHMCRHARVLQADVHTRVPQHSPVLQSASGPGLAFIVFTEAVLHMPGAPGWAVLFFGMLFTLGLSSMFGNMEAVITPLLDMKLLPRGTPKEALTGMACLVCFLSSTYFTLQSGSYWLEIFDNFAASLNLLIFAFFEVVGVIYVYGIKRFCDDIEWMTGRRPNLYWRLTWRVVSPLLLLSIFLSYIALLAQRPPSYKAWNPQYEQFPLREEKFYPAWVQVVCILLSFLPMLWIPMTALTRLLARHRQGQRDAQPDAGPKLQDHRGC